CAGCTACAACGGCGATAAGCTGGCCCGGGAAAAAATGCACAACGCCTCGTGCATTGCGGGCATGGCCTTTACCAACGCCTTTTTGGGGCTGAACCACTCCATGGCGCACAAGCTGGGCGGCGAATTCCACATTCCCCACGGCCGGGCCAATGCCATTCTGCTGCCCTATGTGATCGCTTACAACGCAAAGCGGCCCACCAAGTTTGCCTCGTTCCCCAAATACAAGGAGTATGTGGCGGACGAGCGCTACGCCAAGATCGCGTGGCGCTGCGGCCTGTGCAACAAGGGCACCGGCACCTACGAAGCGGTGGACTGCCTGATCGCGGCCGTTCAAAAACTGATGATGGACACCGAGCGCCCCCTCACCATCAAGGCCTGCGGCGTTACCGAAGAGGAGTTCCTGGCCAAGGTGGATGAGCTGAGCTACAAGGCGTTTGAGGACCAGTGCACCACGGCAAACCCGGTTTACCCGCTGGTGAGCGAGATCAAGGAGCTCTATCTGCAGGCCTACTACGGCAAATAAGCGCAGGGGCGGCAATAAAAAAGCGGAGGGCAGGCGGAACTGATATGTACCCAGAATTCTGGACACATAAAAAATTGAATTAGGTGCACATGGATGCCTCTCTGAATTTTGTAGGAGGCATCCATTTTGTTTTCTCTTGGATTCTTTCGTTGTTGTAGTAATTTATGTAGCCGTCAACAGCCTTGGCAAATGTTTCAAAAGAGGAATACTCTTTTTCATGCCCGTAGAACATCTCGTTTTTCATCCGTCCAAAGAAGGTCTCCATGATGCAATTGTCGTAACAGTTGCCCTTCCTTGACATGGATTGAATGATTTTGTGATCTTTAAGTGCCTGCCTGAAGTACACGTGCTGGTACTGCCACCCTTGATCAGAGTGAAAGATCAGGCCATCTACAGAGGGAAACTTCGTAAAGGCGCCGGCCAACATTCTCTGGATCTGTTCCATATTGGCACTTTGAGATAAATCATAAGAAATGATTTCGTTTGTGTTCATGTCGAGTATAGGAGAGAGATAACACTTCCCCCACGAAAAACCGAACTGAGATACATCGGTAGTCCATTTTTGCATAGGAGCTGTCGTGCTGAAATCCCGGTCAAGGATATTCTCAGCAACCTTGCCGACCTCGCCCTTGTAGGAATGATACTTTTCCTTTGGGCGCTTTCCTGCCAACCCCATAGTGTGCATAAGCCGTTGTACCCGCTTATGATTGACCTTGTGGCCGCGCTTTATCAGTTCCTGATATACTCTTCGCACACCGTAGCGGCCTTTATGCTGTGAGAAAATGTCTTTGATTTCATCTGCCAAGCAATGGTTTCGAACAGCAACTTGATCGGCCTTGCTCAACTCAAAATAATAGGTAGACCGTGCCATCTGCATAGATTTCAACAGATATTTCAATTGGTATCCTTTTTCACGCAGCTCTTTGATGATCGCTGCTTTCTCGCCTTGAGTTGCGCTGCGTGCCTCTCTTCTCTCAAGGCGATCTCTTTTTTTATAACTTCATTCTCCGCCTTTATATACTCGTTTTCTGCCCGAAGCCGGATCAATTCTTCTCGTTCGGATTCATTCAGTGGCCTTGCTTCTTCCTTTTTCATTTGGGGTACCCCTTTACTTGGACGACCTTTTTTCATTTCTACCAGGCCATTATACCCCTTTGTTTTATAGTTTTGAACCCATTGATACAATAGTCTATCTTGAATACCGGCCTCGATTGCCACTGACACACAGGATTTTCCGGACATTACTTGGGATACTAGTTCCAGCCGTTCTTCTGGTGTCCAGTTCCTGTTGAAATTTTTGTGTTTCAGTGCTTCTGGACCGCGGCTATCCTCTGCTCTTACCCATAGTCTCACTTTATCCCGAAAGGATTTATCGCTAACACCTTCCGGCGTTTCTGGCCATTTTCCTTCTCGATACAGTTCTACACATTTCCTTTTGTACTCATATGTGTACCGCATAATAATACCCCCTCTACTGGGTGTCCAGTAAAGGGGGTACATATCAAACATGTTCCGCCTGCCCTCTGTTTTTGCACGGAAAAAATTAATAGTTGTCGGCCCGGACCTCAAAATATCCCTGCGGATATTTGCACACCGGGCACTGCT
This window of the Oscillospiraceae bacterium genome carries:
- a CDS encoding transposase, with protein sequence MKYLLKSMQMARSTYYFELSKADQVAVRNHCLADEIKDIFSQHKGRYGVRRVYQELIKRGHKVNHKRVQRLMHTMGLAGKRPKEKYHSYKGEVGKVAENILDRDFSTTAPMQKWTTDVSQFGFSWGKCYLSPILDMNTNEIISYDLSQSANMEQIQRMLAGAFTKFPSVDGLIFHSDQGWQYQHVYFRQALKDHKIIQSMSRKGNCYDNCIMETFFGRMKNEMFYGHEKEYSSFETFAKAVDGYINYYNNERIQEKTKWMPPTKFREASMCT
- a CDS encoding transposase: MRYTYEYKRKCVELYREGKWPETPEGVSDKSFRDKVRLWVRAEDSRGPEALKHKNFNRNWTPEERLELVSQVMSGKSCVSVAIEAGIQDRLLYQWVQNYKTKGYNGLVEMKKGRPSKGVPQMKKEEARPLNESEREELIRLRAENEYIKAENEVIKKEIALREERHAAQLKARKQRSSKSCVKKDTN